From a region of the Trichoderma atroviride chromosome 6, complete sequence genome:
- a CDS encoding uncharacterized protein (EggNog:ENOG41~SECRETED:SignalP(1-19)), whose amino-acid sequence MKLLLALCAIAQSFQPALAADSVDTCDAFCQGLAQTAVTFERSQFADPDRTFYKVPSNFSRNLAPGTILAVEHATDLSNYLVPSSLSMSRIIYTSTDLNGTIQPTSAYILWPYMKPARSGFSAVAWAHGTSGNFAPCAPSNYRTLQYEFMVPFALAMQGIAVIAPDYVGLGIGSLPDGTPIPHQYIASPAQANDLANAVIAARSAFPESLAANGPFVVAGHSQGGAVSWAYAERQAKHPVPGYKGTLAIAPGLRSITWLKAALAQLAAGALSPSYAVLVSIQNKLIEGVTAVYPAYNYSGLTAASYDVWKNGVEKVQGCLATDTYVQSALLQNGNLTLDELARLDWPEDPIVQEFTNRTNIGGRKFAGPLLVLVGEIDSTIPSELIEEVVDETCKLSEKSYDNEELHFMSFGQMNHFPLIQASQHVWMDWIKDRLSSGPKNDRKLAKPKCKKTVVPGFRTNSTVQSITPNWLVAAADPSKEWEYSF is encoded by the coding sequence ATGAAGCTATTGCTCGCTCTATGCGCGATTGCGCAATCTTTCCAGCCTGCTCTAGCAGCAGACTCGGTCGATACTTGTGATGCCTTTTGCCAAGGTCTTGCGCAAACGGCTGTCACGTTCGAGCGTTCACAATTTGCTGATCCTGATCGTACCTTTTACAAGGTCCCCTCAAACTTCTCGAGAAATCTCGCTCCCGGAACGATCCTCGCTGTCGAGCATGCCACAGATTTGTCCAACTATCTCGTTCCCTCCAGCTTGAGCATGTCGCGAATTATCTACACGTCAACTGACCTCAACGGGACAATCCAACCCACGTCTGCTTACATTCTTTGGCCGTATATGAAGCCCGCTCGCTCCGGATTCTCTGCAGTGGCATGGGCGCATGGCACATCTGGCAACTTTGCGCCATGTGCACCGTCAAACTACCGCACTTTGCAATATGAGTTCATGGTGCCTTTTGCCCTTGCAATGCAGGGAATTGCTGTGATTGCGCCAGATTACGTCGGACTGGGTATCGGTTCGCTCCCAGATGGAACTCCTATCCCACATCAATACATTGCTTCTCCTGCGCAAGCCAACGATTTGGCAAACGCCGTCATCGCCGCACGATCCGCGTTCCCTGAGAGCTTGGCAGCTAATGGTCCCTTCGTTGTTGCTGGTCATTCCCAGGGCGGAGCCGTTTCATGGGCTTATGCCGAGCGCCAGGCCAAACATCCTGTTCCTGGTTACAAAGGCACGCTTGCAATCGCACCCGGCCTCCGCTCAATTACATGGTTGAAAGCTGCGCTCGCTCAACTCGCCGCGGGTGCGCTCTCGCCTTCATACGCCGTGTTAGTCAGTATTCAGAACAAGCTCATCGAGGGTGTCACTGCGGTTTATCCTGCATACAACTATAGCGGTCTAACAGCCGCGAGCTATGATGTCTGGAAGAACGGCGTTGAGAAAGTCCAGGGTTGCTTGGCGACCGACACCTATGTGCAAAGCGCTCTACTGCAGAATGGTAACTTGACGCTTGATGAGCTTGCCCGCCTCGATTGGCCAGAAGACCCGATCGTGCAAGAGTTCACGAACAGGACGAATATTGGAGGCAGAAAATTCGCAGGGCCTCTTCTGGTACTAGTAGGGGAGATAGACTCAACAATCCCATCGGAGTTAATCGAGGAAGTGGTCGACGAAACGTGCAAGCTATCTGAGAAGTCATATGACAATGAAGAACTGCATTTCATGAGTTTTGGTCAAATGAATCACTTTCCGCTGATCCAAGCAAGTCAGCACGTTTGGATGGACTGGATCAAAGATCGCTTGTCATCTGGGCCGAAGAACGACAGGAAACTCGCAAAGCCAAAGTGTAAAAAAACAGTAGTTCCTGGGTTCCGGACTAATTCAACCGTGCAATCAATCACTCCGAACTGGTTAGTTGCTGCCGCCGACCCTTCCAAGGAGTGGGAATACTCTTTCTAG
- a CDS encoding uncharacterized protein (EggNog:ENOG41~TransMembrane:12 (i37-54o74-93i105-124o130-151i163-187o193-212i262-286o306-326i347-368o380-401i408-430o436-461i)), producing the protein MGSVRHTDNLVFDDNYHLKFGPGDPDNPYNYSFSRKCYITAIAISLVMNATFASSAPSGSFQGISDDLNVSVEVIGLVTTLFLLGYCAGPLFWAPLSEFYGRRNIFCISFTLYFAFGFLCAFTPTFAGLLVGRFLTGTAASAALTNAPGVLADIWNPVQRGNAMILFATMTFVGPALGPIVSGFLQLTKTWRWTFYVLIWMAAPTILLLYTIPETLPAMALRGKARLLRKTTRREDIKAPVESIDRSLAAIFRRDLTRPWRLLLDPISFFVAVYYSIVYTLLYMLFSIYPIVFQQKRGWNAGDGELPLLGVVIGACLGGIALFIHSTRIQRGGCDQKKTSHVPEDRLPGAIVGGIMFVVTIFWFGWTAEYNSEHWAVPTVAGTFLAMSILLIFVVFINYIVDTYTAYAASALAANTVLRSACAAASPLFTDYMFNALGVGGAASLIGAVGVLLMPMPFIFYRYGAAIRSKSKFAVKDEPSRPSVPLDLVLERGVGG; encoded by the coding sequence ATGGGGTCTGTTCGACACACTGACAATCTCGTCTTTGACGATAACTACCATCTCAAGTTTGGTCCAGGCGATCCCGACAACCCATATAACTATTCGTTCTCACGGAAATGCTACATCACTGCCATCGCCATTTCTCTCGTCATGAATGCAACTTTTGCCTCCTCGGCGCCCTCTGGGTCTTTCCAGGGCATCAGCGACGACCTCAATGTCTCGGTGGAGGTGATCGGCTTAGTTAccactctcttccttctaGGCTACTGCGCCGGTCCGCTCTTCTGGGCCCCCTTATCAGAGTTCTACGGCCGTCGCAACATCTTTTGTATTTCTTTCACCCTTTACTTTGCATTCGGCTTTCTCTGCGCCTTTACTCCTACATTTGCGGGGCTTCTGGTCGGCCGCTTCCTCACTGGAACAGCAGCCAGTGCCGCGCTGACGAATGCGCCTGGCGTTCTCGCTGATATATGGAATCCCGTACAGCGTGGCAACGCAATGATCCTCTTTGCTACAATGACTTTTGTCGGCCCTGCACTTGGCCCAATAGTTAGCGGATTCCTGCAACTGACCAAAACCTGGCGATGGACGTTCTACGTGTTGATTTGGATGGCTGCCCCCACAATATTGCTACTCTATACCATCCCTGAGACGCTTCCCGCGATGGCTCTGCGCGGAAAGGCTCGGCTTCTACGGAAGACGACTCGTAGAGAAGATATAAAGGCACCTGTCGAGAGCATAGATCGCTCGCTGGCTGCCATCTTCAGGCGCGATCTCACTAGGCCTTGGAGATTGCTACTGGACCCAATTAGCTTCTTCGTCGCGGTCTACTACTCAATTGTCTATACGCTACTCTACATGCTCTTTAGCATATATCCTATTGTGTTCCAGCAAAAGCGCGGGTGGAACGCTGGTGATGGCgaattgccattgctgggCGTAGTGATCGGGGCCTGCCTCGGCGGCATCGCCCTATTCATTCATAGCACGCGAATTCAACGCGGTGGCTGTGATCAGAAGAAGACGTCCCATGTCCCAGAGGATCGCCTACCTGGCGCCATAGTCGGTGGTATCATGTTTGTTGTGACAATATTCTGGTTTGGTTGGACGGCAGAGTACAACTCTGAACACTGGGCTGTGCCAACAGTGGCGGGCACTTTTCTCGCCATGtccatcctcctcatctttgTCGTCTTTATCAACTACATTGTTGACACATACACAGCATATGCTGCGTCTGCGCTGGCGGCAAACACGGTCTTGCGTTCCGCCTGTGCGGCTGCGTCTCCATTGTTCACAGACTACATGTTTAATGCACTTGGTGTGGGCGGTGCTGCGTCACTTATCGGGGCTGTTGGTGTATTactgatgccgatgccgttTATATTCTACAGATACGGCGCCGCTATACGATCGAAGTCGAAGTTTGCCGTCAAGGACGAACCGTCACGACCTTCTGTACCTTTGGACCTGGTACTTGAACGTGGAGTCGGCggatga